CGATCTGCTGGGGCACGAGGAGCGCGAGGATCACGACGCCGAACCACACGTTCTTGAACGGCACGCGGATGAAGACCAGCGCGTAGGCGGTCATCAGGCCGAGCAGCACCTTGAGGCCCGAGCCCGCGATCGTCTTGATGAGGCTGTTGGTCGCGAGCGTGGAGAAGGAGACGGTGTCGGACGCGGTCGCGTAGTTCGTCGGGGCGAAGGACGACGGCAGGAGCTTGAGCGGCAGCGAGTAGATCTCGCCGAAGTCCTTGAAGCTCGTGAGCACCATCCAGACGAGCGGGAGGAGCATGACGACCACCGCGAGGGCGAGCGCGAGGTAGGTGCCGGCGAGGGGCGGGCGGGCGGATCCGGACGCGCCAGGGCGGCGGCCGCCGGAGCGCGGACGGCGCGACCCTGCGGTCGCCCCCGCGGGCTCGGGACGGGCGAGGGTCGTGGTCACGAGTAGTGCACCTTCCGCTGGACGATCACGAGCTGGACGAGCGTGACGACGAGCAGCACGAGGAAGAGGATCGTGGCGACGGCGGACGAGTAGCCGGCCCGTCCGGCCACGAAGCCCTCGTGGTAGATCTGGTACATCATCGTGGTGGTCCCCTGCAGCGGCCCGCCCTTGGTCATGGCGCTGATGAGGTCGAAGGTCTGCAGCGAGCTCAGCAGGGTGGTCACGCTGAGGAAGAACGTGGTCGGGCTGAGCAGCGGCAGCACCACGCGGAGGAACGTGCGGACGCGACCCGCGCCGTCGAGGGCGGCAGCGTCGAGCAGGTCCTTCGGCACCGCCTGGAGGCCCGCGAGGTAGATGAGGGCGCAGTAGCCGAGGTCGCGCCACACCTGCACGGTGGTGACCATGGCGAGGGCGGCGCCCGGGTCGCTGTACCAGTCGGGCGACGGGAGCCCGACGAACTGGAGGCCCGCCGAGATCAGGCCGAAGTTCGGGTCGAAGACGTAGAGCCAGAGGAAGCCGACGGCCACGCCGGAGAGCACGTACGGCGCGACGATGATGGTGCGCACGGGCCCGCGCAGCCGGATCCTCCTGTTGAGCAGCACCGCGACGCCGAGCCCCAGCACCATCGAGCCGACCACCGTCACGCCGGTGAAGATCAGCGTGACCCGTATGACGGTGGGCGTCTGCGGGTCCTGGAACCAGGCGACGTAGTTGGCGAGGCCGACCTCGCGGGCCACCGAGGAGCCGATGTTCCACTGCAGCGTCGAGTAGTAGAAGGACTCGAGCAGGGGCTTGTAGGTGAAGACCGCGAGCAGCAGCACGTTCGGGCCGACGAAGGCGAGGAACAGCAGGCCGTCGCGCAGTCGGCCCGGGCGACGACGGCGCGGGCGCGGCGCGGCGGCGGGGCGCGTGGCGACCTCGGGGATCGTCGAGGACACCTCTCCGGGCGGTGGCGCGACCCGGGCGGGCGCGGGGGCGTGCGTCATGTCCGACCTCCTCTGGCGACACGAGGAGGGAACGTTCCCTTCGTGCCTGGCAAAGCTAAGGAGGACGGGTTAACGGCGCACGACGAACGGGTGGCGAGCGGGCGGACGCGCGACGGCCGGCGTCCCCCCTATGGGGGACGGCCGGCGGAGGTCGGTCCGGCGCGGCGGAGGGGCGCCGGTCAGCCGCGGGGCGGGGCCGCCGGGCCGTCCGGATCCACGGTGCCGTCGGCGTCGGGGGTCGCAGGGCCCGTCGTCCCGCGGTCGCGCTCGGGCGCGGCGTCACGGGCGAGGTCGGCCTCGAGCTTCTCCGCCTCGAGGCGCCCGCGGATCTCCTCGCGGTAGCGCGTGCGGCGGATCCGGCGGGTCATGTCGACCATGAGCAGCAGCACCATGACGGCCACGAAGAAGATCGCGATGAAGCCGACCGGGCCGGGCGAGACGGTGTCCGGGTCGAACTCCGCGGTGGGCGTCGGGCTCGGGGTGGTGACCGCCGCGGCGACGCGCAGGACGATGTCGGCGCCCATCACGCGACGGCCGCCTGCTCGTCGTCGACGATTCCGGCGAAGAGGTCGTGCTCCTCGTCGGGCGCGGGGACGCGCGACTCCACGAGCTGGAAGTCCTCGAACGGCCAGGCCCGCTGCTGCAGGTCGCGCGGCCAGCGGAAGAACGAGCTGTCGGGCGCCACCTGGCTCGCGTGCGAGAGCAGGGCACGGTCGCGGGCCTCGAAGTGGTCGGCGACGTGCACGTGCGTCGTCGCGAGGTCGGGACGGTCGCCCATCCAGCCGAGCATCTCGTCGACGGCCTCGAGCATCTCCGGAGCGGCGTCGCCGGCGACCAGGTGCTCGCGCACGGCGCGGAGCTTGGCGCCGTTGAAGATCCGGTCGAAGTAGAGCTTGGAGATCTCCCACGGCTCGCCCGCGTCGGGGTAGGAGCCCGCGACGCCGGACTCGCGCCACGCCTCCATCGCGACCACGTGCGCCTGGATGTGGTCGGGATGCGGGTAGCCGCCGTTCTCGTCGTACGCCACGAGCACATGCGGGCGGAACTCGCGCACCAGTCGGATGAGCGGCTCGGCCGAGACCTCCACCGGGATGCTCGCGAACGACGCGGGCGGCAGGGAGCCGTCCTCGCGCGCCATGCCGGAGTCGACGTAGCCGAGCCAGCGGTGCTGCACGCCCATGACGGCCTGCGCGCGCGCCATCTCGATGCGGCGGAGGCCCGGCAGGTCGCGCTCGGCCATCGCGCGCTCGGCGAGGCCCTCGTTGAGGATGTCGCCGGCCTCGCCGCCCGTGCAGCTGACGACCATGACCTCGGCGCCCTGGCGCGTGTAGTGGGCGTACGTCGCCGCGCCCTTGCTGGACTCGTCGTCGGGGTGGGCGTGCACGGCCATGAGGCGCAGGGTCACGGGGCTCCAAGCGTGGGGAAGGTAGTCTGGATCCCCAGAGTACAAGGTGCGTGTGAGGAGATCGCCGTGACGACCGAGTCCCGCTCCCCCGCCCCCGCGGCACCGCACGCGGACGACGACGAGACCGTCGAGCACCGCGTCCCCGCCCCGCGATCGAGCGCCGCGCTCGACGAGCGGTACGGGCGCACGCGGCCCGCCCGGATCCGCCAGCGCTGGCTCTACGGCACGGCCGGCGGCCTCGTCGCGCTGGTGTTCGGCGCGTGGGTGCTGTGGGCCGGGCTCGACCAGGCGTCGGGGAACATCGACGCCACCGACCGCGCCTTCGACATCGTCGACGACCGCACCA
This genomic interval from Clavibacter michiganensis contains the following:
- a CDS encoding carbohydrate ABC transporter permease; the protein is MTHAPAPARVAPPPGEVSSTIPEVATRPAAAPRPRRRRPGRLRDGLLFLAFVGPNVLLLAVFTYKPLLESFYYSTLQWNIGSSVAREVGLANYVAWFQDPQTPTVIRVTLIFTGVTVVGSMVLGLGVAVLLNRRIRLRGPVRTIIVAPYVLSGVAVGFLWLYVFDPNFGLISAGLQFVGLPSPDWYSDPGAALAMVTTVQVWRDLGYCALIYLAGLQAVPKDLLDAAALDGAGRVRTFLRVVLPLLSPTTFFLSVTTLLSSLQTFDLISAMTKGGPLQGTTTMMYQIYHEGFVAGRAGYSSAVATILFLVLLVVTLVQLVIVQRKVHYS
- the mca gene encoding mycothiol conjugate amidase Mca; this translates as MAVHAHPDDESSKGAATYAHYTRQGAEVMVVSCTGGEAGDILNEGLAERAMAERDLPGLRRIEMARAQAVMGVQHRWLGYVDSGMAREDGSLPPASFASIPVEVSAEPLIRLVREFRPHVLVAYDENGGYPHPDHIQAHVVAMEAWRESGVAGSYPDAGEPWEISKLYFDRIFNGAKLRAVREHLVAGDAAPEMLEAVDEMLGWMGDRPDLATTHVHVADHFEARDRALLSHASQVAPDSSFFRWPRDLQQRAWPFEDFQLVESRVPAPDEEHDLFAGIVDDEQAAVA
- a CDS encoding DUF4307 domain-containing protein, encoding MTTESRSPAPAAPHADDDETVEHRVPAPRSSAALDERYGRTRPARIRQRWLYGTAGGLVALVFGAWVLWAGLDQASGNIDATDRAFDIVDDRTIDVTFSVVMPAGTEAFCAVQAQDEQRSIVGWKVVELPAQDGFERMETVRLRTTGPAVTGLIHSCWPA